The following are encoded together in the Nocardia sp. XZ_19_385 genome:
- a CDS encoding MarR family winged helix-turn-helix transcriptional regulator encodes MAQPKTPNAVAAQRERLGEQLRAYGSAFTELGRRFAVSLGVHSTDAFALLEICAAEERDAPLSPALLSKRISLTSGAMTALLNRLEQAGYLTRTREHRDRRIVTLRSSGDVKQLADNFFGPLNAQQDAVLGRYSGEVLDQVETLLSELRASLDAGLGDGGSP; translated from the coding sequence ATGGCGCAGCCGAAGACGCCGAACGCCGTTGCCGCACAACGAGAACGCCTCGGCGAACAACTCCGCGCCTACGGCTCGGCGTTCACCGAGCTCGGCCGCCGCTTCGCTGTCTCCCTCGGCGTCCACTCCACCGACGCGTTCGCTCTGCTCGAGATCTGCGCTGCCGAAGAGCGTGACGCCCCCTTGTCGCCGGCTCTCCTGAGCAAGCGCATCTCCCTCACCTCAGGCGCCATGACGGCCCTGCTGAACCGCCTCGAACAGGCCGGTTACCTCACCCGAACCCGCGAACATCGCGACCGGCGCATCGTTACTCTGCGCAGCAGCGGCGACGTGAAACAGCTGGCGGACAACTTCTTCGGCCCGCTGAACGCCCAGCAGGACGCAGTGCTTGGCCGCTACTCGGGGGAGGTGCTGGACCAGGTCGAAACGCTACTGTCCGAACTCCGCGCCAGTTTGGACGCCGGACTAGGGGATGGTGGCAGTCCGTAG
- a CDS encoding DHA2 family efflux MFS transporter permease subunit, with translation MNSAAVTHPARQWLGIVAVSLGVALIVVDITIVNVILAPIIADLSIDSVQAQWVQESYAIVFAALLLLAGRLSDLYGARRLFLVGLLVFGATSLLAALAPNGELLIAARFVQGVGGALILPTSLALVNATFTGKARAQAFAIWGSTIGAAAAVGPLLGGWLADFSWRWAFGVNLPLVAVILAGVLIFLPKSPRIPGQVDMLGAALSAVGLGALAYTMIEGRTHGWLLTTEPLAIGGFTWRSGPSPVFVLFLVSALVLAGFWRRQAALGRAGAEPLMDVRLFSIPSFRNGNVVTLVVGLGEFGIIAVLPLWLQFVLDYSALQAGLALCALAVGSFFASGASFSMAASVTALGQVRIGLLLEAAGLVLLGAIAATDSAWWWIAVALFVYGIGVGFATAQVTNVVLADIPAASAGQGSGIQSAARELGSALGIALLTTLYFTSLTGSLRDRLEQGGLSGPDAGQLSETVTDSAGSVIPALAADPSTAAVAGAAREAMTVGLEVSSYVCAALLVLALAATVTLRPARGPAAPRKSPNAHDIPVVDNPSNAGTRE, from the coding sequence TTGAATAGTGCAGCAGTAACTCATCCCGCTCGGCAGTGGCTGGGCATCGTCGCGGTGTCACTCGGCGTGGCGCTGATCGTCGTGGACATCACGATCGTCAATGTCATCCTGGCGCCGATCATCGCGGACCTGTCGATCGATTCCGTTCAGGCGCAATGGGTTCAGGAGTCCTACGCGATCGTCTTCGCGGCATTGCTGTTGCTCGCCGGGCGATTGTCGGACCTCTATGGCGCGCGCCGGCTCTTTCTCGTCGGACTGCTCGTTTTCGGCGCAACCAGCTTGCTGGCCGCACTCGCACCGAACGGGGAGCTACTGATCGCGGCACGATTCGTGCAGGGCGTCGGCGGGGCCCTGATCCTGCCGACCTCCTTGGCGCTGGTGAACGCGACGTTCACCGGCAAGGCGCGGGCCCAGGCGTTCGCGATCTGGGGCTCGACCATCGGTGCGGCGGCGGCCGTGGGTCCACTGCTCGGCGGGTGGCTCGCGGACTTCTCCTGGCGGTGGGCGTTCGGCGTCAATCTGCCGCTGGTGGCGGTAATTCTGGCCGGGGTGCTGATTTTCCTGCCGAAGTCGCCGCGCATCCCCGGACAGGTCGACATGCTGGGCGCGGCGCTGTCGGCAGTCGGGCTCGGTGCGCTCGCCTACACGATGATCGAGGGGCGCACCCACGGGTGGCTCCTGACCACCGAGCCGCTCGCCATCGGCGGATTCACCTGGCGCAGCGGCCCCTCCCCCGTGTTCGTGCTGTTCCTGGTGTCCGCACTGGTGCTGGCCGGGTTCTGGCGACGGCAGGCAGCGCTCGGCCGGGCCGGTGCTGAGCCGCTCATGGATGTGCGCCTGTTCAGCATTCCCTCGTTCCGCAACGGGAATGTCGTGACGCTGGTCGTGGGCCTCGGCGAATTCGGGATCATCGCGGTGTTGCCGCTGTGGTTGCAGTTCGTGCTGGATTACAGTGCGCTGCAAGCGGGTCTGGCGCTGTGCGCGCTCGCGGTGGGCAGCTTCTTCGCCAGCGGGGCAAGCTTCTCGATGGCCGCTTCGGTGACCGCGCTGGGGCAGGTCCGGATCGGGTTGCTACTGGAAGCGGCCGGGCTCGTCCTGCTCGGAGCTATCGCGGCGACCGACAGTGCGTGGTGGTGGATCGCTGTCGCCCTGTTCGTCTATGGCATCGGCGTCGGGTTCGCCACCGCCCAGGTGACCAATGTCGTTCTCGCCGACATTCCCGCGGCGAGCGCTGGGCAGGGATCGGGGATCCAAAGTGCGGCACGCGAATTAGGCTCGGCGCTCGGTATCGCGCTGCTCACGACGCTGTACTTCACGTCGCTCACCGGCAGTCTGCGCGATCGCCTCGAGCAAGGGGGACTTTCCGGCCCGGATGCCGGGCAGCTCAGCGAAACAGTCACCGACAGTGCCGGTTCGGTCATCCCCGCGTTGGCGGCCGATCCCAGCACAGCGGCGGTGGCCGGCGCCGCCCGCGAGGCGATGACCGTCGGACTCGAGGTGTCGAGTTATGTCTGCGCGGCACTGCTGGTCTTGGCGCTTGCCGCGACGGTAACCCTCAGACCAGCTCGGGGACCAGCCGCGCCCCGGAAGTCACCGAACGCGCACGATATTCCTGTGGTGGACAACCCTTCCAACGCCGGAACGCGCGAATGA